A window from Frischella perrara encodes these proteins:
- a CDS encoding extracellular solute-binding protein: MFSQHKKSHSKSFVKVLTLIASISAVLSPSAIASERVVNIYNWAGQIGSTTIGDFQNATHIKINYDVFDSNEVLEGKLMAGHSGFDVVSPSDSFLARQIQSDIYLPLDKKKLTNWNNLDPNLMKLMQTHDPDNKYAIPYVWMTTGIGYNIDMVEARLGENAPVNSWDLVFNPKNMEKLQDCGVAFLDAPTEIFASALQYLGKDPNSTNAKDYTGEAYELLSKVRPYIRYFHSSQYINDLANGDICVILGWSGDILQSRDRANEAGNGVKIGYEIPKEGALVFFDTFAIPKDAEHVDEAHQFLNFILKPEVAAQVTNDVNFASANGVANNQFVKPEIRNDPAVYPPEEVMSKLFTLKVQEPKIERIITRTWTKIKTGK, from the coding sequence ATGTTTTCTCAACATAAAAAATCACATAGCAAATCTTTTGTTAAAGTTCTTACACTGATAGCGAGTATTTCCGCAGTTTTATCACCAAGTGCAATTGCCAGTGAGCGAGTTGTTAATATATACAATTGGGCAGGTCAAATTGGCTCTACCACTATTGGGGATTTCCAAAACGCTACACATATTAAAATTAATTATGATGTATTTGATTCTAATGAAGTATTAGAAGGCAAACTCATGGCAGGTCATTCTGGATTTGATGTTGTTTCACCTTCAGACAGTTTTTTAGCTAGACAAATTCAATCAGATATTTATCTCCCTTTAGATAAAAAGAAATTAACTAATTGGAATAATTTAGATCCCAATCTAATGAAATTAATGCAAACGCATGATCCTGATAATAAATATGCCATTCCCTATGTTTGGATGACTACGGGGATTGGATATAATATTGATATGGTCGAAGCTCGCCTAGGTGAAAATGCACCTGTTAATAGTTGGGATTTAGTCTTTAATCCAAAAAACATGGAAAAATTACAGGATTGTGGTGTGGCGTTCTTAGATGCACCAACTGAGATTTTTGCTAGTGCCCTCCAATATTTAGGTAAAGATCCTAATAGTACCAATGCTAAGGACTATACTGGAGAAGCTTATGAATTATTATCCAAGGTTAGACCATACATTCGTTATTTCCATTCTTCACAATATATCAATGATTTAGCTAATGGCGATATTTGTGTAATTTTAGGTTGGTCTGGTGATATTTTACAATCACGAGATCGTGCAAACGAAGCCGGTAATGGTGTAAAAATTGGTTATGAAATTCCAAAAGAGGGAGCTTTAGTATTTTTTGATACTTTTGCTATTCCTAAAGATGCTGAACATGTTGATGAAGCACATCAGTTTTTGAATTTTATTCTAAAACCAGAAGTAGCTGCTCAAGTTACTAATGACGTTAACTTTGCGAGCGCAAATGGGGTTGCGAATAACCAATTTGTAAAACCTGAAATTAGAAATGATCCAGCTGTTTATCCACCAGAAGAGGTAATGAGTAAATTATTCACTTTAAAAGTTCAAGAGCCAAAAATTGAACGTATAATTACTCGCACATGGACGAAGATTAAAACTGGCAAATGA
- the potG gene encoding putrescine ABC transporter ATP-binding subunit PotG, with product MNNATTIQVQIKKKLVTPLLEIKNLTKVFNDDYYAVDDVNLTIYEGEIFALLGASGSGKSTLLRMLAGFEQPTSGQIILDGKDLSTVPPYNRPINMMFQSYALFPHMTVEQNIAFGLKQDKLDETEIHQRVKEMLSLVHMEQFAKRKPHQLSGGQRQRVALARSLAKRPKLLLLDEPMGALDKQLRDRMQLEVVSILEQVGATCVMVTHDQEEAMTMAGRIAIMNKGQFVQIGEPEELYEHPNSRYSAEFIGSVNIFEGMLQETLEDGLLINCPMLKHPIKVDYDSPAVEGVPIMVALRPEKIHLCTEIPEERYNFAVGEVVDIAYLGDLSIYHVKLHSGQIIIAQLQNEHRYRKGMPTWGDDMYLSWEVDSCVVLTE from the coding sequence ATGAATAATGCAACAACAATTCAAGTTCAAATTAAAAAGAAATTGGTTACACCACTTTTAGAAATAAAGAATCTAACCAAGGTTTTTAATGATGACTATTATGCTGTAGATGATGTAAATCTTACGATTTATGAAGGTGAAATTTTTGCTTTATTAGGTGCTTCGGGAAGTGGTAAATCTACTTTACTTCGCATGTTAGCGGGGTTTGAACAGCCGACATCAGGGCAAATTATTTTAGATGGTAAAGATTTATCAACTGTCCCACCATATAATAGACCAATTAATATGATGTTCCAATCGTATGCACTGTTTCCTCATATGACGGTTGAACAGAATATAGCATTTGGATTAAAGCAAGATAAATTGGATGAAACAGAGATCCATCAACGCGTTAAAGAAATGCTGTCTTTAGTACATATGGAACAATTTGCTAAACGAAAACCACATCAACTATCAGGTGGGCAACGTCAACGTGTTGCTTTAGCACGAAGTTTAGCAAAAAGACCTAAGTTACTCCTACTTGATGAACCAATGGGAGCATTAGATAAACAACTTCGCGATCGAATGCAATTAGAAGTTGTATCTATTCTGGAACAAGTTGGCGCAACTTGTGTAATGGTAACGCATGATCAAGAAGAAGCGATGACTATGGCTGGTCGTATAGCGATTATGAACAAAGGTCAATTTGTTCAAATCGGCGAACCAGAAGAGCTTTATGAACATCCTAATAGTCGTTATAGTGCTGAATTCATCGGTTCTGTAAATATTTTTGAGGGTATGTTGCAAGAAACGTTAGAAGATGGATTACTGATCAACTGTCCGATGTTAAAGCACCCAATTAAAGTAGATTACGATTCACCTGCTGTTGAAGGTGTGCCTATTATGGTTGCACTAAGACCTGAAAAAATTCATTTATGTACCGAAATTCCTGAAGAACGCTACAATTTTGCAGTTGGAGAAGTTGTCGATATAGCTTATTTGGGTGATTTATCAATTTACCATGTTAAATTACATAGTGGACAAATTATAATTGCCCAATTACAAAACGAGCATCGTTATCGTAAAGGTATGCCTACTTGGGGTGATGATATGTACCTCAGTTGGGAAGTAGATAGTTGTGTCGTATTGACTGAATAA
- the potH gene encoding putrescine ABC transporter permease PotH produces MTAYGRLLVTCIPYLWMLLLFLLPFLIVFKISFADMIRAIPPYTDLITYDDGILNIILNFGNYFNLVDDTIYIDAYLQSLKIACISTFLCILIGYPLAWAISQCKPSTRNILLLLVILPSWTSFLIRVYAWMGILKNNGLLNNFLIWLGLIDQPLTILNTNIAVYIGIVYSYLPFVVLPIYTSLSKVDSTLIEAALDLGCKPLKTFFQIIVPLTKSGIIAGGMLVFIPAVGEYVIPELLGGSDTLMIGKQLWLEFFNNRDWPAASAVASVMLLILIVPIFYFNKFQNRQAGGK; encoded by the coding sequence ATGACCGCTTATGGTCGGCTTTTAGTTACCTGTATTCCTTATTTGTGGATGCTTTTGTTATTTTTACTGCCATTTTTAATCGTATTTAAAATTAGTTTTGCAGATATGATAAGGGCAATACCACCTTATACTGATTTAATTACTTACGATGATGGAATACTAAATATTATTCTTAATTTTGGTAATTATTTTAATTTAGTTGATGATACTATTTATATTGATGCCTATTTACAATCCTTGAAAATTGCTTGTATTTCAACGTTTTTATGCATTTTAATAGGCTACCCATTGGCGTGGGCTATTAGTCAATGTAAACCATCAACACGTAATATATTATTATTGCTAGTTATTTTACCATCCTGGACATCATTTTTAATACGGGTCTATGCTTGGATGGGAATCTTAAAAAATAATGGTTTATTAAATAATTTTCTCATTTGGTTAGGTTTAATCGATCAACCATTAACGATACTTAATACTAATATTGCTGTGTATATCGGTATCGTTTATTCCTATTTACCTTTTGTCGTATTACCAATTTACACATCACTAAGTAAAGTGGATTCTACTTTGATAGAGGCTGCATTAGACTTAGGCTGTAAACCTTTAAAAACATTTTTTCAAATTATCGTGCCACTAACTAAAAGTGGGATAATAGCAGGTGGAATGTTGGTATTTATTCCAGCCGTAGGTGAATATGTGATTCCGGAATTATTAGGTGGATCAGATACATTAATGATCGGTAAACAGCTTTGGTTGGAATTCTTCAATAATCGCGATTGGCCAGCAGCTTCTGCCGTTGCCTCGGTAATGTTATTGATCTTAATTGTTCCTATTTTTTATTTCAATAAATTCCAAAATCGCCAAGCAGGAGGTAAATAA
- a CDS encoding ABC transporter permease subunit, translating into MLMLVIYSFNSSRLVTVWAGFSTHWYSELVTNVALHEAVGLSLLIAFASATVAVILGTLASYTIVRFGKFKGVNLFSFMTTAPLVMPDVITGLALLLLFVAMGHFLGWPQDRGAITIWLAHVTFCTAYVTVVVSARLRELDKSIEEAAMDLGANPLKVFFIITLPMIAPALVSGWLLAFTLSLDDLVISSFVAGPGATTLPMLIFSKVRLGVSPDINALASIIILIVSVIGFISWLLMRRAEKRRLQEMRNIKYS; encoded by the coding sequence ATGTTAATGTTAGTTATCTATTCCTTTAATAGCTCTCGTTTAGTAACTGTATGGGCAGGTTTCTCAACACACTGGTATAGTGAGTTAGTCACTAATGTCGCATTACATGAAGCAGTAGGATTAAGTTTATTAATTGCGTTTGCTTCAGCAACGGTTGCTGTTATTTTAGGAACTTTAGCTTCATACACGATTGTGCGATTTGGTAAATTTAAAGGAGTAAATCTTTTTTCTTTCATGACTACTGCACCATTAGTTATGCCCGATGTGATAACAGGGTTAGCTCTATTACTACTCTTTGTTGCAATGGGACATTTTCTTGGTTGGCCACAAGATCGCGGTGCAATTACTATCTGGTTAGCGCATGTAACTTTCTGTACAGCTTATGTTACAGTGGTGGTAAGTGCCCGCTTGCGAGAATTAGATAAATCAATTGAAGAAGCAGCGATGGATTTAGGTGCTAATCCATTGAAGGTATTTTTTATTATAACTTTACCTATGATCGCTCCTGCGTTAGTATCTGGATGGTTGTTAGCGTTTACCTTATCTTTAGATGACTTGGTCATATCTAGTTTTGTCGCCGGACCAGGAGCAACAACATTACCAATGTTGATTTTCTCTAAAGTTAGGTTGGGTGTTAGTCCAGATATCAATGCTTTAGCTTCTATAATTATATTAATTGTTTCTGTGATTGGTTTTATTTCTTGGCTATTAATGCGAAGAGCCGAAAAACGTCGATTACAAGAAATGCGTAATATTAAATATTCGTGA
- a CDS encoding APC family permease: MSAIKMKRVLTTPALIAFGLAYMVPLGIFTTYGQVTITSDGHLPIAYIITLAMILFTALSYCRMANKFPIAGSAYSYVVHTFGNRIGFLIGWTQILDYLFLPILNYLVIGIYLHQRFPEIPAYVFVLGSLVTVSTLNYLGIKLINSVNFLLIFVQFIFITLFVVLAFTNVDLNTEALLRPLVFTTNDISGLFSGAAVLCLAFLGFDAIATLAEESTNAKNSLPKAILWTVIIAGGIFLVISYAAHLAYPVWQNFANEPDTASLVVIGKVGEISKIGSTFMVNFFLAAYLTGVLASAMTAQTSVSRIFFAMGREGVLPKKIFYRLHKRFHTPHLAILFVATFSLFSLIITLDLVVSMISFGALMSFTFVNLCVIKSYLYKRKSLTAITILKFGILPAIGVLLSLWLWTSLDHMAITIGLIWFGVGIIYLLILTRMLTKPIPSLSDDEVKALIT, encoded by the coding sequence ATGTCCGCAATAAAAATGAAACGAGTTTTAACCACACCTGCATTAATTGCATTTGGTTTAGCTTATATGGTTCCATTAGGAATATTTACCACTTACGGGCAAGTGACTATTACCTCTGATGGTCATTTACCTATAGCCTATATTATTACTCTCGCGATGATCTTATTTACCGCATTAAGTTATTGCCGTATGGCGAATAAATTTCCTATTGCGGGTTCGGCCTATTCTTATGTAGTACATACATTTGGTAATAGGATCGGATTTTTAATTGGATGGACGCAAATTTTAGATTATTTATTTTTACCAATCTTAAATTACTTAGTAATAGGTATTTACTTACATCAACGTTTTCCCGAAATACCGGCTTATGTTTTTGTATTAGGATCCCTAGTTACTGTCAGTACACTAAATTATTTGGGAATTAAATTGATTAATTCAGTTAATTTCTTACTAATTTTTGTGCAATTTATTTTTATCACACTATTTGTTGTTCTAGCTTTTACTAATGTTGATCTTAATACTGAAGCATTATTAAGACCTTTAGTATTTACTACTAATGATATCAGTGGATTATTTTCTGGTGCGGCAGTACTATGCCTAGCATTTTTAGGATTTGATGCTATAGCTACTTTAGCTGAAGAATCAACCAATGCCAAAAATAGCCTTCCTAAAGCGATTTTATGGACGGTTATTATTGCTGGTGGAATCTTTTTAGTTATATCTTATGCTGCTCATTTAGCTTATCCAGTATGGCAAAATTTTGCAAATGAACCTGACACTGCCAGTTTAGTTGTTATTGGGAAAGTAGGTGAAATCAGTAAAATAGGTTCAACGTTTATGGTTAACTTCTTCCTTGCGGCTTATTTAACTGGTGTTCTTGCCTCTGCAATGACAGCACAAACTAGCGTCTCACGTATATTTTTTGCAATGGGACGAGAAGGCGTGTTACCGAAAAAGATTTTTTATCGTTTACATAAGCGCTTTCATACACCACATTTAGCTATTTTATTTGTGGCTACTTTTTCTTTATTTTCATTAATTATTACATTAGATTTAGTCGTATCAATGATAAGTTTTGGGGCTTTAATGTCATTTACTTTTGTTAATTTATGCGTTATTAAAAGCTACCTCTATAAACGTAAATCATTAACTGCAATAACCATTCTTAAATTTGGAATATTACCAGCTATTGGTGTATTGTTATCTTTATGGTTATGGACTAGTCTTGATCATATGGCAATTACCATTGGTCTTATTTGGTTTGGAGTAGGTATCATATACTTGTTAATTTTAACACGAATGTTAACTAAACCAATTCCATCTTTAAGCGATGACGAAGTGAAGGCGTTAATTACATAA
- a CDS encoding amidohydrolase, translated as MVKNHSYAEIAYVNGYIYTADNCNTVCEAVAITEGYIIAIGSTAQIQNLINEQTQVIDLQGKTMLPGIIDAHLHPFWGGLQLSGCHLDYASLTVEQTLKKIQHYLDNDPNKGNDDWLQVRGWLRQEVLPLGTDITRSDLDQLNTVRPVILFSNDCHTLVANSRALEKFGLNSNTPEPKDGKIGRFANGELNGILEDAPAMRAFDSIPALNDMQAIEVAKRVQRELNQQGVTTAMDARSAHLQFKAFKTLANEDNLTIRLLGAIEITPDDAPTLNDIPKAIDQAKNFAQLYTQQNWSPKPDLKISLVKFFIDGVLQAPIMTASLLQPYRINQGTANNVNFVESDRLGDLYYDNAILEKLIIEVSKAGFYPHMHTVGEGAIETVLKHIATLRAQHPELDHIRPSLAHNELAAPHHYALFAQLKAIATLSFQWAAPTNEMIEQFHHMLGEQRFNELEPSAKFIDAGAKIAFGSDWPIDPLNEWFDFKVAVTRKGAGKNAQRLATDRNLTITEVLRAATIDAAYMLGQEQNIGSIEPGKFADLIIIDRNPFEIEPEDIENVKVINTIIGGKLVYQQI; from the coding sequence ATGGTAAAAAATCATTCTTATGCTGAAATTGCTTATGTAAATGGTTACATTTATACAGCAGATAATTGTAATACTGTATGTGAAGCAGTAGCGATAACTGAGGGCTATATTATAGCAATTGGCTCAACCGCACAAATTCAAAACTTAATTAATGAACAAACGCAAGTTATCGATCTGCAAGGCAAAACGATGCTGCCCGGTATCATTGATGCCCATTTACACCCTTTTTGGGGCGGTTTACAACTCTCAGGATGTCATCTTGATTATGCTAGCTTAACCGTTGAACAAACTCTCAAAAAAATTCAGCACTATTTAGATAATGATCCCAATAAAGGAAATGATGATTGGCTACAAGTTCGTGGCTGGTTACGTCAAGAGGTGTTACCACTTGGTACAGATATAACTCGTAGTGATTTAGATCAACTTAACACTGTTAGACCCGTTATTCTATTTTCTAACGATTGCCATACCTTGGTAGCAAATAGCCGTGCGCTAGAAAAATTCGGCTTAAACAGCAATACCCCTGAACCAAAAGACGGTAAAATTGGACGTTTCGCTAATGGGGAACTTAATGGTATTTTAGAAGATGCACCAGCAATGCGGGCGTTTGATAGCATTCCTGCGTTGAATGATATGCAAGCTATTGAAGTAGCCAAACGCGTGCAACGAGAACTAAATCAACAAGGTGTTACAACCGCCATGGATGCCCGTTCTGCACATTTACAATTTAAAGCATTTAAAACCTTAGCTAATGAGGATAATTTAACCATTAGGCTATTAGGTGCCATTGAAATTACGCCTGATGATGCACCCACTTTAAATGATATACCAAAAGCGATTGATCAAGCTAAGAACTTTGCTCAACTGTATACTCAACAAAATTGGTCACCAAAACCAGATCTTAAAATTTCTTTAGTTAAATTTTTTATTGATGGTGTATTACAAGCGCCAATTATGACGGCTTCGTTACTACAACCTTATCGAATTAACCAAGGAACAGCCAATAATGTTAATTTTGTTGAGAGTGATCGATTAGGTGATCTTTATTACGATAATGCCATTTTAGAGAAATTGATCATCGAAGTTAGTAAGGCTGGCTTTTATCCTCATATGCATACTGTTGGTGAAGGTGCTATCGAAACGGTTCTTAAGCATATTGCAACTTTAAGAGCACAACATCCCGAATTAGATCATATTCGACCAAGTTTAGCACATAATGAACTCGCTGCACCGCATCATTATGCCCTCTTTGCTCAATTGAAGGCAATTGCAACATTATCTTTCCAATGGGCTGCCCCAACTAACGAAATGATAGAACAATTTCATCACATGCTAGGCGAACAACGTTTCAACGAACTTGAACCTAGTGCTAAATTTATTGATGCCGGAGCTAAAATTGCATTTGGAAGTGATTGGCCAATCGATCCATTAAATGAATGGTTTGATTTTAAGGTAGCTGTTACTCGTAAAGGGGCGGGTAAAAATGCTCAACGTTTAGCTACAGATCGTAATCTTACGATTACTGAAGTATTACGTGCAGCAACTATTGATGCAGCATACATGTTAGGACAAGAACAAAATATCGGTTCAATTGAACCAGGTAAATTTGCGGATTTGATTATTATTGATCGTAATCCATTCGAAATTGAACCTGAAGATATTGAAAATGTTAAAGTAATTAACACAATAATAGGAGGAAAGCTAGTTTATCAACAAATTTAA
- the matP gene encoding macrodomain Ter protein MatP, which yields MKYQQLENLECGWKWNYLIKKYREGESITRHIEKSAEQEAIQELLNLEHNPTKVLDWITNHLNHDLDNRMKQTIRARRKRHFNSEHQNTRKKSIDLEFLVWQRLANLAKRRGLTLSEVIIQLIDDAEQKDQYVNKVSTIKDDLISLLTNNDDQKQS from the coding sequence ATGAAATATCAACAGCTCGAAAATTTAGAGTGTGGCTGGAAATGGAATTATTTAATAAAAAAATATCGTGAAGGCGAATCAATTACAAGGCATATAGAAAAGAGTGCGGAACAAGAAGCTATTCAAGAATTATTGAATTTAGAACATAATCCGACTAAAGTATTGGACTGGATTACCAATCATCTTAATCATGATTTGGATAATCGGATGAAGCAAACCATTAGGGCAAGAAGAAAACGCCATTTTAATTCGGAACATCAAAATACTCGTAAAAAATCTATTGATCTTGAATTTCTAGTGTGGCAACGGTTAGCCAATTTAGCTAAGCGTAGAGGTTTGACTTTGTCTGAAGTTATCATTCAGCTTATTGATGATGCTGAACAAAAAGATCAATATGTAAATAAAGTATCAACAATTAAAGATGACTTAATCTCTTTGCTGACTAATAATGACGACCAAAAGCAAAGTTAA
- the topA gene encoding type I DNA topoisomerase encodes MGKSLVIVESPAKAKTINKYLGKDYIVKSSIGHIRDLPVSGNKTTETSDENKTELKKEGNKKVKRSSQQILVDRMGVDPYHDWKANYQILPGKSKVVAELKKLAKDADTVYLATDLDREGEAIAWHLKEVIGGDDDKYRRVVFNEITKTAIQNAFKQPGFLDINRVNAQQARRFMDRVVGFMLSPLLWKKVARGLSAGRVQSVAVRLLVEREREIHAFIPQEYWDLFADVKTQSNHTLTMQVTHFAGETFEPKDRIAIDMALKELNESQYQIQNIEEKPTKSNPTAPFITSTLQQAASTRLGFGVKKTMTLAQRLYEAGYITYMRTDSTNLSQDAISMVRGYIEKEFGEKYLPTKANIYTSKQNSQEAHEAIRPSDVKLIAEKLNEIESDARKLYHLIWCQFVACQMTAAEYNLTTITAQAGNFTLKAKGRVLRFDGWTRVQPQLLKNNDDKILPTVKEKELLDLLALNPVQHFTKPPARYNEASLVRELEKRGIGRPSTYATIISTIQDRGYVRLENRRFYAEKIGEIVTDRLGENFNDLMSYDFTARMEDTLDDVAHKKIDWKNVLDSFFSNFSKHLEQAEQAPDKGGMQLNPLVPTPEIKCPACGREMGIKTASTGVFLACSGYSLPPKERCKQTINLIPEHEIINLLEDGSDTSSAETDALRARKRCPKCHTAMDSYILDGNHKLHICGNNPICDGFIVEEGNFKIKTYEGPIIECEKCGSEMHLKTGRFGIYMGCTNPECKNTRKILKNGDVAPPKEDPVDLPELKCSKSDAHFVLRDGASGIFLAAHNFPKSRETRAPLVAELQQFKDRLPEKFLYLTQAPAIDPDGNNAIVRFSRKNKQQYVTSEVNGKSTGWVMNFIDGKWVKTSK; translated from the coding sequence ATGGGAAAATCCCTCGTTATTGTGGAATCACCAGCAAAAGCAAAAACAATTAATAAATATTTGGGTAAAGATTATATTGTTAAATCAAGTATAGGCCATATACGTGATTTACCCGTTAGTGGTAATAAGACCACCGAAACAAGCGATGAAAATAAGACAGAATTAAAAAAAGAAGGTAATAAAAAAGTAAAACGCTCATCTCAACAGATATTAGTCGATAGAATGGGCGTTGATCCGTACCATGATTGGAAAGCAAATTATCAGATTTTGCCGGGGAAAAGCAAAGTCGTTGCCGAATTAAAGAAGTTAGCAAAAGATGCCGATACAGTTTACCTTGCGACCGACTTGGATAGAGAAGGGGAAGCCATTGCTTGGCATTTAAAAGAAGTAATTGGTGGTGATGACGATAAATATCGACGAGTTGTATTTAATGAAATTACCAAAACAGCTATTCAAAATGCTTTTAAACAACCTGGATTTTTAGATATTAATCGAGTTAATGCTCAACAAGCTCGCCGTTTTATGGATCGGGTAGTTGGATTTATGCTATCGCCATTGTTATGGAAAAAAGTGGCACGTGGCTTATCAGCAGGACGAGTTCAGTCAGTTGCAGTCAGATTATTAGTAGAACGTGAACGTGAAATTCATGCTTTTATTCCACAAGAATATTGGGATCTTTTTGCTGATGTAAAAACTCAATCTAATCATACTCTCACTATGCAAGTAACTCATTTTGCTGGTGAAACATTTGAACCGAAAGATCGTATAGCAATTGATATGGCTTTAAAAGAGTTAAATGAAAGCCAATATCAAATACAAAATATTGAAGAAAAACCAACAAAAAGTAATCCGACTGCACCGTTTATTACTTCGACATTACAACAAGCTGCAAGCACCCGACTTGGATTTGGCGTTAAAAAGACCATGACATTAGCACAACGTCTTTATGAAGCAGGTTATATTACCTATATGCGTACTGACTCAACCAATTTAAGTCAAGACGCAATAAGTATGGTAAGAGGGTATATTGAGAAGGAATTTGGTGAAAAATATTTACCGACAAAAGCAAATATTTATACCAGCAAGCAAAACTCACAAGAAGCACATGAGGCAATTCGACCATCAGATGTCAAACTTATTGCTGAAAAGTTAAATGAAATAGAGTCAGATGCACGCAAATTATATCATCTCATTTGGTGCCAATTTGTTGCATGCCAAATGACGGCAGCAGAATACAATTTAACTACAATTACCGCCCAAGCGGGTAATTTCACATTAAAAGCAAAAGGTCGTGTTTTACGCTTTGATGGTTGGACGCGGGTTCAGCCACAATTGCTAAAAAATAATGATGATAAAATACTGCCAACAGTTAAAGAAAAAGAACTTCTTGATTTGTTGGCATTAAATCCAGTACAACATTTCACTAAACCACCGGCTCGTTACAATGAAGCCTCTTTGGTGCGTGAGCTAGAAAAACGAGGTATTGGTCGACCATCCACCTATGCAACAATTATTTCTACGATTCAAGATCGAGGTTATGTGCGTTTAGAAAATAGACGTTTCTATGCTGAAAAAATTGGTGAAATCGTCACGGATCGTTTAGGTGAGAATTTTAATGATCTTATGAGTTATGATTTTACGGCTCGTATGGAAGATACGCTTGATGATGTTGCACATAAAAAAATTGATTGGAAAAATGTTTTAGATTCATTTTTCTCTAATTTTTCTAAGCATCTGGAACAAGCGGAACAAGCGCCAGACAAGGGTGGCATGCAATTAAATCCTCTTGTTCCAACACCGGAAATTAAATGTCCAGCATGTGGAAGAGAAATGGGAATTAAAACAGCCAGTACTGGTGTCTTTTTAGCTTGTTCTGGTTACAGTTTGCCGCCTAAAGAGCGTTGTAAGCAAACCATTAATTTAATTCCTGAACATGAGATAATTAATCTGCTTGAAGATGGAAGCGATACTAGCAGTGCCGAAACCGATGCCTTAAGAGCACGTAAGCGTTGTCCTAAATGTCATACTGCAATGGATAGTTATATACTAGATGGTAATCATAAATTACATATTTGTGGTAATAACCCAATTTGCGATGGCTTTATCGTTGAAGAAGGTAATTTCAAAATTAAAACCTATGAAGGCCCGATCATTGAATGCGAAAAATGTGGAAGTGAGATGCATTTAAAAACAGGCCGATTTGGTATTTACATGGGTTGTACAAATCCAGAATGTAAAAATACCCGTAAAATTCTAAAAAATGGTGATGTAGCGCCGCCAAAAGAAGATCCTGTTGATTTACCAGAATTAAAATGTAGCAAATCAGATGCACATTTTGTATTACGTGATGGTGCATCAGGTATTTTCTTAGCAGCCCATAATTTTCCTAAATCTCGTGAAACACGAGCCCCATTAGTTGCCGAATTACAGCAATTCAAGGATCGTTTACCAGAAAAATTCTTGTATTTAACACAGGCACCAGCCATTGACCCCGATGGTAATAATGCGATTGTACGGTTTAGTAGAAAAAACAAACAGCAATATGTGACTTCGGAAGTTAATGGTAAATCAACGGGTTGGGTAATGAATTTCATTGATGGTAAATGGGTCAAAACCAGTAAATAA